A segment of the Micromonospora sediminicola genome:
CACCCAAGTTCGTCGCGGTGATCGAGGAGGCCGTGCTGCGACGTGCGGACGAGTCATTCCGTGGGGTGATGGGTCAACAGGTGGCCCATCTGATCGAGGCGAGCGAGCTGCCACACGTCGCCGTTCACGTCATACCGGTCGACGTCAGCCTGCACATCGGACTGACCGGACCGTTCACGCTCGCACGCGGCGGCGACGGCGGCTGGGTCGGCTATCTGGAGAACCAGCTCGGCGGAACGGTAATCGACAACGATGAGGACGTGGCTATCCTGCTGTCCAGGTGGGAGAGCGTCCGCAGCGAGGCGCTGTCCCGCCGCCAGTCGATCGAGCTGATGAAGGAAGTGGTCGAGTCATGGAGCTGATCGGCGCTGTCTGGCGTACCTCGACGCGGAGCGGGCAGAGCGAGTGCGTCGAGGTGGCGGACAATCTTGTCGGGGTGGTCGGCGTGCGCGACAGCAAGGACCCGACCGGTCCCGTCCTCACCTTCAGTCCGGCCGCCTGGCGCGCCTTCGTCCGGGTCAGCGGGGGCCGCGCGTCGCGCTGATCAGCACCGTGTGCTTGCGTACCCGGAAGGCGCCCTCGGCCTCGATCCGGGCGCGGACCCGGTCCTGGACGGCCGACTCCTGCGCGGCGGTGAGCGGCCCGACCATGCTGGCGAGGTAGGCGAGGACCGGCTCGACGGTGGGCACCGCCAGCTCGTCCGGGTAGCGCTCGACCGTCACGTCGTCCAGGTGGGCGGCGATCCGGGCCGGCGCCTCCTCGGCGGTGGTTCCGTCCTGGTGAAATCCGGCGGCCACCTGGGCGCGGTCGACCGCCGGCCCGAGCGTGTCCAGCTCGGCGAGGTGGTCGCGACCGTTCAGCGCCACGGCCAGCCGGCCGCCCGGGCGCAGCACCCGGGCGAACTCGCGCAGCGCGGCGTCGGGGTCGTCGAGGTGGTAGAGCATGTGGTTGGCGATCACCGCGTCGAAGGCGGCGTCGGCGTAGGGCAGGCGGGTGGCGTCGCAGCGCTGCACCCGGGCCCCGGGCACCTCGCGCAGCCGGGCGCACATCGCGGGTGAGAAGTCGGTCAGGGTGAGCCGCAGCCCGGCCGCGGGGCGCTCCACCCGCCGCCACAGCTCGCCCGTGCCGGCGCCCACCTCCAGCACCTCCCCGGTCAGCGGCAACCGCTCGCCGAGCCAGGAGAACCAGTCCTGCGGGTTCGTCCCGTACGCGTGCAGCGCGATGCGCGCGGTGAGGTTGTCGGTCGTCGTCGCGTACTGGCTCACGGCGCGGGCCGACGGTGTGGTGGTCACCCGTCGACGGTAGGACAGAACCTCGGTATTCAGCGTTGCTATCTACCGGTACCTAGTGTTACTTTCTACTGGTAGTCAGCGTCACTTGGTAGCGAGGGGATGACGACGTGGGCAACCAGATGACCGAGATGCTCAAGGGCACTCTCGAAGGCATCGTCCTGGCGATCCTGGCCCGCCGGTCCGCGTACGGCTACGAGATCACCGCGTGGCTGCGCGACCGCGGATTCTCGGACATCGCGGAAGGCACGATCTACGCGCTGCTCGTCCGCGTCGAGCAACGCGGCTTCGTGGACGTGGAGAAGGTTCCCTCCGAGAAGGGGCCCCCGCGGAAGGTCTACTCGCTCAACGCGAAGGGGCGGGAGCAACTCGCCGAGTTCTGGGGGACGTGGAGCGTCCTCACGGAGCGCATCGAGCAACTTCGCCACACCGACAACGCACACGACGAAGGAGCATGACCATGGCCGCGAAGTGGATCGAGACGCTCGTCGGATCGCTCGACCAGAAGAAGCAGTACAAGCAGCACATGGCCCGCATGGAGGCCCTGCCGGAGCCGTACCGCGGCGCGGCCAAGGCCCTCCAGCGGTACTTCATGTACCAGGGCGGGATCGTCGACGGGAACACGCTCATCACGATGCTCGGCGACTTCGTCGACCTCTGGGAGCGCGCGGCGGCCGACGGCACGCCGGTCCGCGCGATCGTCGGCGACGACCCGGTCGAGTTCGCCGAGACGTTCCTGCGGGCGTACTCCGGCCGGCAGTGGATCGACAAGGAGCGCGAGCGCCTCCGGACGGCGATCGACGCCGCCGCCGGCGACACCAGCGAGGAGAAGGACGCATGACCACCGGAACGCGCGAACCCGCGATCAGCGTGCGGGGCGTCACCAAGTCCTACAAGGACCTGCACGTGCTGCGGGGCGTCGACTTCGACGTGGCGGCGGGGAGCATCTTCGCCCTGCTCGGCTCGAACGGCGCCGGGAAGACCACGCTGGTACGGATCCTCTCGACGCTGCTCAAGGCGGACGGCGGCACCGCGACCGTGCACGGCTTCGACGTCGCCTCGGCAC
Coding sequences within it:
- a CDS encoding DUF397 domain-containing protein, which translates into the protein MELIGAVWRTSTRSGQSECVEVADNLVGVVGVRDSKDPTGPVLTFSPAAWRAFVRVSGGRASR
- a CDS encoding class I SAM-dependent methyltransferase, with the protein product MTTTPSARAVSQYATTTDNLTARIALHAYGTNPQDWFSWLGERLPLTGEVLEVGAGTGELWRRVERPAAGLRLTLTDFSPAMCARLREVPGARVQRCDATRLPYADAAFDAVIANHMLYHLDDPDAALREFARVLRPGGRLAVALNGRDHLAELDTLGPAVDRAQVAAGFHQDGTTAEEAPARIAAHLDDVTVERYPDELAVPTVEPVLAYLASMVGPLTAAQESAVQDRVRARIEAEGAFRVRKHTVLISATRGPR
- a CDS encoding PadR family transcriptional regulator produces the protein MGNQMTEMLKGTLEGIVLAILARRSAYGYEITAWLRDRGFSDIAEGTIYALLVRVEQRGFVDVEKVPSEKGPPRKVYSLNAKGREQLAEFWGTWSVLTERIEQLRHTDNAHDEGA
- a CDS encoding DUF1048 domain-containing protein, yielding MAAKWIETLVGSLDQKKQYKQHMARMEALPEPYRGAAKALQRYFMYQGGIVDGNTLITMLGDFVDLWERAAADGTPVRAIVGDDPVEFAETFLRAYSGRQWIDKERERLRTAIDAAAGDTSEEKDA